The Nocardia sp. NBC_01503 sequence GCCGTATTCGATGAGCATGCCGTCATTGCCCGCCCGCCGGTAGGTGACGGCCGTTTCATTGCCGTCCCGCCGCGCCAGCACGCCGTCGTCACCATCGCCGCCGGGGGAGAGCACCACCGGCCAGGCGGCCCGGCGGGCCGCGCCCAGTTCGCGCAGGGAGGCGGCGCGATCGGCGCGCACGGGGACGAAGCGGACCTTGTCACCCGGGGTGAGCTGACCCAGCTTCCAGCGGTCCGCCGCCACCACGGTGACCGGGCAGACGAAGCCGCCCAGGCTCGGGCCGTCCGGTCCGAGCAGGATCGGGGTATCGCCGGTGAAGTCCAGTGCGCCGATGGAATACGCCGTGTCGTGGATATTCGACGGATGCAGTCCGGCCTCGCCGCCGTCCTGTCGCGCCCACTGCGGCTTCGGTCCGATGAGCCGCACGCCGGTCCGATCGGAGTTGAAATGCACCTCGTAATCGGTGCCGATAATCGTGTCGAAGTCGCCGCGTGTGAAGAACTCCGGCGCACCGTGCGGGCCCTCGGTGACCGCCAGCTCCCAGCGGCGTGCGAAGACCGGCTGATCATCGCCGGGTACCCCGGCGCTGATCTGCTCCGGCCTGCTCGGTGTTCCGAGTGGGAGCGCAGCACCGACGGCCAGGGCGCGACCGGTGCCCCCGCCGAACTTGCCGAGCGTGAAAGTCGCACGGCTGCCCAGATATTCGGGCACCTCGATACCGCCCGCGACCAGGATGTAGCAGCGCATCCCCGGACCGCGCACCATGCCGACATCCAAGATCCCACCGGCGGGGACCAGCACGCTGCGCCACTGCCGAACGGGTTTGCCGTTCACGGTGACCGGCACCGGCGCGCCGGTGACGCAGACCCACGTCGGCTCCTCGAATCGCAGCGCCGGTCCGCCCAGCGTGCATTCGAGTCCGGCCGCTCCCTCCGGATTCCCCAGCGCTCGATTGCCCAGTCGGAACGACAGGTCATCCATCGGACCGGACGGGGGCACGCCCACATGCCAGTACCCGACTCGCGCGGGCCAATCCTGCACGGTGGTCTGCATTCCCGGCCGCACGACATGGAAAGCCGCTGTCACCGCGTCGGTTTCGGGCTCCACCACCGGCTGTGCCACCACCGGTGCGGAATCCGTCTCCACCGCGGCGACTTCGGGTAGAAGTGGGGTCATCGAGTCACCACCATCCGTACCGGCGTCGGATCGAAGCCGTTGCAGGGGTTGTTGATCTGCGGGCAGTTGGAGACCAGTACGAGGGTGTCGATCTCGGCCCGCAGGGTGATCTTCTTACCCGGGGCGGAGAGCCCGTCGACAATGCCGAGCGTGCCGTCCGCCTCCACCGGAACATTCATGAACCAGTTGATATTCGAGACCAGATCGCGCTTGCCCAGCCCCCACTTCATGCCCTCGGCGAGAAAGTTCTCCACACAGGCGTGCTGATGGCGGGTGTGATGGCCGTAGCGCAGCGTATTGGACTCCTGTGAGCAGGCCCCGGCGACGGTGTCGTGATTGCCGACCTCATCGGCGACCACCGTCATGAGCGCGGTGCCGGCATCGGTGAGCAGTACGCTGCCGGTGCTCAGGAAGATATTGCGCTGTGCGGTGACGGTGGCCTGGGCGCTGTAGCGCTCGGTGTGATCGTCCGCCGCGTAGAGCAGGCAGTCCACCGCCTGATTGCCGTGCAGGTCGATGATCTCCAGTTGCTCACCGGCGCGCACCACCGTGGACCACGGCGCACGGGCGGGCACGGTTTCGTCGAGCACGGTGGTGCCGGATGTGATGATCATGCGATTGCCTCCAGAGTGCTTGCCTGCCAATCCGATTCGGTGTTCTCCACCGCGCGCAGGTATTCCGGGTCGGTATTGAACTGCCGGACAAGCTCTTCCGGGGCAGCCCAGGCCACCAGATCGAGATCCGTGGTGGGCGTGCGGTCCAGCGGATGCTCGGCATTGGCGATGAGCAGGGTGACCGGCAGGTGGATGAGCAGCTCGACCGCGGTCCCGGCTCCGGCGCTGCCCGTGGCGGTGAGTCCGCCGTCCGACTCCACCCGCACCCCGCGGAAGAACGAGAGGGTTTGCGCGATATCGCGCGGTTCCAGCCCCTGCTTGACCCCGGCCAGGCACAGCTGATCCCGGGCCCGCGCCGAAGTGCCGCACAGGGTGTCGTGCCGACCGGAGGAATCCGCGACCACCGTGGCGAGCACCCGCCCCTGATCGGACAGCAGCGGATGTCCGGCCGCCAGATACGCCTGCCACGGCACCTTCACGGTATCGGCGACATTGAGTCGCTCCCAAGGCGATTCGGCGCGAAACAGCATCAGATGCGCGCAGGCCGCCCCCATGGGATCCGAGATTCGCACCCGGGTGCCGCGTCCGAGCACCACATTGGCATAGCCGCTGGACGGAATCCGCTGTGCGAAGGTGATTTTCGCCGAATCGATGCCCTCCGGCAGCTCCGGTCCGCTCATATTCGCGGTGGCTGCCTGCGACCGGGCGTGCGCCCGTGCGCTCGAGGTGTCTGCGGTATTCGTCATCGATACTCCTTCCATACGCCGCCCTCGGTGCCGAGAGCGGCGAATGGTGTTGTCGTTCAGGCAGGTTGGGTGATCGGGTCGGTGGCCGCGAGTGCGCGGGACGGGGTGATGAACCGGTACACCAGCACACCCGCCGCGATCGTCACCAGTACGAAAAGCGGTGCGGCCCATTGCATCCACCAGCTGCCACCGGTCGGGATGTAGACCTCGGCGCGCGGCCAGGCCAGGTTCACCGCCATGGCGATGCCCCACACCACGGCCAGCGCGTTGATCGGAATTCCGAAGCGGCCCAGCCCGAACAGTGGCTTACCGTTCTCGGTGGTGGCGTCATCGGCGGGCCAGCCCTTCATACGACGCACCAGCAGCGGCACCGTGACCAGTAGATACGCCAGGTAGAGCGTCACAATGCAGACGCTGGCCAGGGTCGCGAAGATGGCGGCATTGCCGAGGTTCAGCACGAGCAGGCCGATGCCGAGTGCGCCGATCACCACCGCGGGCAGCACCGGGGTGCCGAAGCGCGGGTGCACGGCGGCCAGGCGCTCGGCGAAGGGGAGGCGACCGTCGCGTGCCATCGAGAACATGAGCCGCGAACCGGCGGTCTGAATTGCCAAGGTGCACACCGTGACAGCGCACGCCACACAGGCCAGGACCACCTTGCCCGCAGGACTGTCCAGCTTGGCCTCGATCACGTAGGCGAGTCCGCCACTGCTCAACGAGCCGTCCGACAGGCTGGGCGCGGCCATCAGCGCGCCCAGCAGGATCAGGCCGCCGCCGATACCCGAGACCGTCAGCGCGGTCAGAATCGTGCGCGGTGCGACCTGGCGCGGATCCTTGGTCTCCTCGGAAAGCTCACCGGCGGAATCGAATCCAACCATGACGTACGCGGCCATCAGCCCGGAGACCAGGAAGGCGGCCCAGTACGAACCCGGTGCGGCCTGATCGGTCTGGGTGACCACGCTCGGCCCGCGATCGGCGTGCGTGAAGAAGACCGCGATCACCGCGAGCACGCCGACGATCTCGATGGTCACGCCCAGCGAATTGATCCGCGCCATCCAGTCGATGCCGACCACATTGATCAGCGTGGTGACCACCAGCAGAATGCTGCCCAGCACAACGGCATTCACCGCACCGTCATGCGAGGTCAGTGCGGTGTCGGTGCCGACCAGCTGGAAGCCGCTCCAGATCGAGGGCAGCACCACCTGCAATGCGATGGCTGCCGCGGCGGCGGTGACAATCTGCGCGATGATCATCATCCAGCCCGCGAACCAGCCCACCACCGCACCGGCCAGATGCCGTGACCACTGGTAGATGCAGCCCGAGAGCGGGTAGCGCGCGGCGAGTTCGGCGAAGTTCAACGCCACCAGGAACTGGCCCGCGAAGACGATCGGCCAGGTCCAGAAGAAGGCCGCGCCGCCGAAGGCGTAACCGAGGCCGAAGAACTGGAAGATCGTGGTCAGGATGGAGACGAAGGAGAAGCCCGCCGCGAACGAGGCGTAGCGGCCGAGCTTGCGATGCAGGACGGGCTGATAGCCGAAGCGCGCCAGGTCGGCGCTGTCGGCGCCGGTATCGGTGCTGTTCGGCGGGTCTTTCTGGACGATGGAATCGGCGGAGGCAACCATGGCGAATCCTTCGGGCGGCGAATATCTATCGATTGAAAGTTTTCCAATCGCGATCGCTCGCCCGGTGACGCCGATGTATCCGAATCGTGGCCCGCCGTAACTTCTGCATTGCCGGGATTTCTATCGAGTGACAGAAACCTCACCGCGGTCCGGTAGGACAGAATGAAGCCCGTGACCCAACTCGGACCTGGACGTCCCCGCCTGGAGCCCCGCCGCAGGGCAGGGCAGACGCCGCGCGCCGAGATCCTCGACGCCGCCGCGGAACTGTTCACCGGCAATGGCTACGGCAGCACCTCGACCCGCGCCATCGCCGATGCCGTCGGCATTCGACAGGCCTCGCTGTATCACCACTTCGCGTCCAAGGACGACATCCTCGACGCACTGCTCGGTGAAACCATCACCGCACCACTGGAACTCGCCGAACGGCTGGCGGATACGGCGGCGCCCGCCGCGGTACGCCTCTACGCCCTGGCGCGATTCGATGTGAGCCAACTCTGCGCCGCGCGCTGGAATCTGGGTGCGCTCTATCTGCTACCGGAGCTGCGCAGCGAACGCTTCGCGGCCTTCCGCGCCCGGCGTGACGAGCTGCGGCGGCATTACGAAACCCTCGCCGCCGCAGTCATATCCGAGGCCGGTAACCCCACCGTGCCCGGTGCGGACCTGCTGCCGTTCCGCCTCGTCGAATCGGTCATCAATATCCGATCCGACGAGGGCGCGCCGCCGCGGTACGCCGATCAGCTGATCCCCGACGCCATGCTGCGGCTGCTCGGATATCAGGACGATCTGACGCGAACCCGAGCCGCCGCACTGGAACTCGGCTGATTTCCCCGTCATCCCGGCATGCTTTGGCCGGGATCCATTGCACTGGTGTGGATCCCGGCCAAAAGCGCGCCGGGATGACGAGGGTGGGACCTACTTGCCCTTGGAGGTGCCCCACTTCAGGTCCCAGCGATACGCCTGGTCCACGGCCATCTTGCCCCAGAAGCGGTGGCCGTCCGGCGGGCGCACGAAGGCGCCCTCGCGGCGAACCACCAACTCGCCGTTCACATTCTCGATGAGGGCGAGCACCATCTCGCGGGAGTCGTCGACACAGCCGCTGACCTCCATCTCGATGGGCGGGGAGTTGCGCGGGTACAGCGTCGCGGTGGCGTGCACGCCACGGAAATCCTCCGCACCCTCGTACAGCGAGGCGAAGACCAGAATGCGGCGGAACTGCGCGGTGCTGTCCAAATTGATGGACAGGTTCTCACCACCCTGGCTCGCGCCGGTGCGATCGTCCTGATCCAGCTCGATGAACGGGGCGCGATGCAGATTGCCCATGGTGTCCAGCGGGCTGATGCACCCCTTGGAGCCGTCGGTCAGCTCCCAGAAGCAGCACAGATCCAGATCCAGACCGCCATTGCCGCCGCGCTTACGCCCGAACAGCCCACTCGACGCGCCCGGCACCGACCAATTCAGATTGACCCGCATGATGCCGCCGGTCGCACCCTGCTTGGTCAGTGAGACCGCCGGGGCCTCCTTGGTCAGCGAGATCTTGCCCAGATTCACCTTGGGCTCGGCCGCACCGGGCGGCGGGGTCTGCCCGAACGGCTGCGGCGGAACAGAATTCGCACCCTGCTGATACGGCGGCGGAGGCTGATTCCCACCCGGCGGGTACGGCGGAATCTGATTCCCGCCGGACTGATGCGGATTCGGCGGCACGGGATACGGCTGTTGCGGCGGCGGATACCCGCCGGGCGCAGGCGAATACGCCGGATCCTGATACTGCCCGCCCGGCGGGTACTGACCAGCGGGCGGCGGGTATCCGCCCTGCGGTTGCCCGGCGGGTGGGTACTGCCCACCCGGATCCGGGTACTGGCCCGGCTGCGGGCTGTATCCACCCGGCGGCGGGTACTGGCCGGGCGGCGGGTACTGCCCGGGCGCACCGAACTGCTGCGGATTCTGGCCCGGCGCGGCGTAATTCGGCTGCGGCGCGCCATACGGCGGCGGGGCGGCGGGCGGCGGGGTGAAGGGCTGCGCCGGTGGCGGAGTGACCTGTGCCGGGGAAGGAGGCGGCGGGGCGGCGGGCGCGCCCTGCGGCGGCCGGGCCGTCTGCGTGGCCGGGGCATCGTCGACGGTGATACCGAAATCGCTTGCGAGCCCGGCGAGTCCGGTCGCATATCCTTGGCCGACGGCGCGGAACTTCCACGCGCCCTGGCGGCGGTACAGCTCGCCGAGTACGAAGGCGGTCTCGGAGGAGGCGTCGGTGCTGTCGAAGCGCGCCACCTCGGCGCCGCTACCGGCATCCACCAAACGCACATGCAGGCCGGGCAATTGGGCGAAGGTGCCGCCATCGGCGGAGGCCGCGATGACAATGGTCTCGATCTGCGGCTCCACCTGCCCCAGATTCACCGCGAGCACATCGGTGACCTGCGGCCCCTGCCGCTTACCCTCGTGCCGCACCGCGCCCGAGCCGTGCACCGGCTGGTTGTAGAAGACGAAATCGCTGTCCGAGCGCACCCGCCCTCCGGCCAGCAGGAGTGCCGAAGCGTCGGCATCCGGAACGCCTGGACCCGCCTGCCACCCCAGCTCGACCCGTACCGCGGACGCCGCCACCGGAACGTTGGAACCCTTCATCATCGACACGCCCTCAAACGTATCCGATTCGGACATCGGCTGTCCCGGTTCGGTCCCGGTGATCCGGTCGGGATCGCCGGTGCTGCCCGCACCCCGCGCCAGCCCCCTTAACGCGATGGCAAATACTCGGCATCGATTGGCAGGTGGTTCGCCGCGCCGTGTGAGCACGGTGTCATACGAATCAAAATGCGGCAAAGAGCTGGCTATTTTCGCCATTCAGGTAACCGTCTCGTCACCTTGGGTCGTTGTCCAGGGCGATGCACATACACTGAGGACCGGCCAACGGCACCTGTGTGGCTACTGCGATAAACCGGTTATTTCGGACGGCTGTCCCATGCGCGGCAGGAGCGACGGATGACAGAAGAGCAGCTGGATCTGGGTCGCAAGAAATGGATCACGCTCGGAGTGCTGGCACTCGGGCTCTCCATGGTGGTGCTGGACGGCACCATCGTCTCGGTCTCGCTACCGGTCATCATCGACCAGTTGAGTCTGAATTTCACTCAGGCGCAATGGGTTACCAGCATCTACGCGGTCGTACTGGCCGCCCTGCTGATCACCAGCGGGCGCCTCGGCGATCGCTTCGGGCGGCGCAATATGTTCGCGCTCGGCGTGCTCGTCTTCCTGGCGGGCAGTGTGCTCGCCGCCTCCGCGACCAGCGCCTGGCCGCTGCTGTGGGGCCGCATCGTGCAGGGCATCGGCGCGGCCGGGGTGATGCCGGGCACGCTCGCCACCATGAACGCCCTGTTCCGGGGGCGGGATCGGGTGATCGCCTTCGCCGTCTGGGGCTCGGTCATCTCCGGTGTGGCGGCCATCGGACCGCTGCTCGGTGGTTGGCTCACCACCAACTACACCTGGCCGTGGATCTTCCTGGTCAATATCCCGCTCGGTGCGGTG is a genomic window containing:
- a CDS encoding 5-oxoprolinase/urea amidolyase family protein, producing MTAAFHVVRPGMQTTVQDWPARVGYWHVGVPPSGPMDDLSFRLGNRALGNPEGAAGLECTLGGPALRFEEPTWVCVTGAPVPVTVNGKPVRQWRSVLVPAGGILDVGMVRGPGMRCYILVAGGIEVPEYLGSRATFTLGKFGGGTGRALAVGAALPLGTPSRPEQISAGVPGDDQPVFARRWELAVTEGPHGAPEFFTRGDFDTIIGTDYEVHFNSDRTGVRLIGPKPQWARQDGGEAGLHPSNIHDTAYSIGALDFTGDTPILLGPDGPSLGGFVCPVTVVAADRWKLGQLTPGDKVRFVPVRADRAASLRELGAARRAAWPVVLSPGGDGDDGVLARRDGNETAVTYRRAGNDGMLIEYGDMTLDLELRARVHALHQALLERKEPGVTELTPGVRSLQVRTDPDRLPTAKLLDLLGEVEAELPSADELVVPSRTVSLPLSWDDPSTREAITRYMHGVRADAPWCPWNIEFIRRMNGLATVDDVFDTVFAAEYLVLGLGDVYLGAPVATPTDPRHRLVTTKYNPARTWTPENAVGIGGAYLCIYGMEGPGGYQFVGRTTQVWNHRSTGLGEDPWLLRYFDRISWYPVSAEELLDLRADVAAGRGELRARDGEFKLADYRRFLSDNADSIESFRATQAEAFTAERNSWRAAGELTETP
- a CDS encoding urea amidolyase associated protein UAAP2; the protein is MIITSGTTVLDETVPARAPWSTVVRAGEQLEIIDLHGNQAVDCLLYAADDHTERYSAQATVTAQRNIFLSTGSVLLTDAGTALMTVVADEVGNHDTVAGACSQESNTLRYGHHTRHQHACVENFLAEGMKWGLGKRDLVSNINWFMNVPVEADGTLGIVDGLSAPGKKITLRAEIDTLVLVSNCPQINNPCNGFDPTPVRMVVTR
- a CDS encoding DUF1989 domain-containing protein — protein: MTNTADTSSARAHARSQAATANMSGPELPEGIDSAKITFAQRIPSSGYANVVLGRGTRVRISDPMGAACAHLMLFRAESPWERLNVADTVKVPWQAYLAAGHPLLSDQGRVLATVVADSSGRHDTLCGTSARARDQLCLAGVKQGLEPRDIAQTLSFFRGVRVESDGGLTATGSAGAGTAVELLIHLPVTLLIANAEHPLDRTPTTDLDLVAWAAPEELVRQFNTDPEYLRAVENTESDWQASTLEAIA
- a CDS encoding amino acid permease — encoded protein: MVASADSIVQKDPPNSTDTGADSADLARFGYQPVLHRKLGRYASFAAGFSFVSILTTIFQFFGLGYAFGGAAFFWTWPIVFAGQFLVALNFAELAARYPLSGCIYQWSRHLAGAVVGWFAGWMMIIAQIVTAAAAAIALQVVLPSIWSGFQLVGTDTALTSHDGAVNAVVLGSILLVVTTLINVVGIDWMARINSLGVTIEIVGVLAVIAVFFTHADRGPSVVTQTDQAAPGSYWAAFLVSGLMAAYVMVGFDSAGELSEETKDPRQVAPRTILTALTVSGIGGGLILLGALMAAPSLSDGSLSSGGLAYVIEAKLDSPAGKVVLACVACAVTVCTLAIQTAGSRLMFSMARDGRLPFAERLAAVHPRFGTPVLPAVVIGALGIGLLVLNLGNAAIFATLASVCIVTLYLAYLLVTVPLLVRRMKGWPADDATTENGKPLFGLGRFGIPINALAVVWGIAMAVNLAWPRAEVYIPTGGSWWMQWAAPLFVLVTIAAGVLVYRFITPSRALAATDPITQPA
- a CDS encoding TetR/AcrR family transcriptional regulator, producing MKPVTQLGPGRPRLEPRRRAGQTPRAEILDAAAELFTGNGYGSTSTRAIADAVGIRQASLYHHFASKDDILDALLGETITAPLELAERLADTAAPAAVRLYALARFDVSQLCAARWNLGALYLLPELRSERFAAFRARRDELRRHYETLAAAVISEAGNPTVPGADLLPFRLVESVINIRSDEGAPPRYADQLIPDAMLRLLGYQDDLTRTRAAALELG
- a CDS encoding TerD family protein — encoded protein: MMKGSNVPVAASAVRVELGWQAGPGVPDADASALLLAGGRVRSDSDFVFYNQPVHGSGAVRHEGKRQGPQVTDVLAVNLGQVEPQIETIVIAASADGGTFAQLPGLHVRLVDAGSGAEVARFDSTDASSETAFVLGELYRRQGAWKFRAVGQGYATGLAGLASDFGITVDDAPATQTARPPQGAPAAPPPPSPAQVTPPPAQPFTPPPAAPPPYGAPQPNYAAPGQNPQQFGAPGQYPPPGQYPPPGGYSPQPGQYPDPGGQYPPAGQPQGGYPPPAGQYPPGGQYQDPAYSPAPGGYPPPQQPYPVPPNPHQSGGNQIPPYPPGGNQPPPPYQQGANSVPPQPFGQTPPPGAAEPKVNLGKISLTKEAPAVSLTKQGATGGIMRVNLNWSVPGASSGLFGRKRGGNGGLDLDLCCFWELTDGSKGCISPLDTMGNLHRAPFIELDQDDRTGASQGGENLSINLDSTAQFRRILVFASLYEGAEDFRGVHATATLYPRNSPPIEMEVSGCVDDSREMVLALIENVNGELVVRREGAFVRPPDGHRFWGKMAVDQAYRWDLKWGTSKGK